A window of the Candidatus Nitrosotalea okcheonensis genome harbors these coding sequences:
- a CDS encoding transcription initiation factor IIB has translation MTTITELQTHCPECRSNLIDDTHSGEKICSGCGLVAMEQMPDYGIESRATNPEEKMKMTRASGQTSYAQHDLGIRTEIAMGSKDFSGRTISSDMANQMYNLRKWQTRIRVASPEERRLANILAKIGETCHVLSLPRNVIESASMIYRNFQGQADAKGKSVACMSAATIYMACKQCDVVRSLDEICAATGSSKEDKLNVKLTAKYYRTLVMELGSKTAPTVTLEKYISKIANLAKLEVRVERLAAEIAEKTSDHSLADGKAPNGLAAAYLYIASTLLGQSILQRDVSSVAGITEVTIRNRCKEILTAYKMKVTLRQSVVKN, from the coding sequence ATGACCACAATAACAGAATTACAAACACATTGCCCGGAGTGTCGTTCCAATTTGATTGACGACACCCATAGTGGCGAGAAGATTTGTTCAGGCTGCGGATTGGTCGCAATGGAACAGATGCCAGATTACGGAATTGAATCAAGAGCAACAAATCCTGAAGAAAAAATGAAGATGACAAGAGCATCAGGACAAACAAGTTATGCACAACATGACTTGGGAATCAGAACAGAGATTGCAATGGGATCAAAAGACTTCAGTGGAAGGACAATATCAAGCGATATGGCAAATCAGATGTACAACCTAAGAAAATGGCAGACCAGGATAAGGGTTGCATCACCAGAAGAGCGAAGACTTGCAAACATCTTGGCAAAAATAGGAGAAACGTGTCATGTCCTATCACTTCCAAGAAATGTAATAGAGTCAGCATCCATGATATACAGAAACTTTCAAGGACAGGCAGATGCAAAAGGCAAATCAGTTGCTTGCATGTCCGCTGCAACAATTTACATGGCATGTAAGCAATGCGATGTTGTAAGATCCCTTGATGAAATCTGTGCTGCAACAGGAAGTTCAAAGGAAGATAAGCTTAATGTCAAACTGACAGCAAAATACTACAGAACACTTGTGATGGAACTTGGTTCTAAAACAGCACCCACTGTAACTCTTGAGAAATACATATCAAAAATAGCAAATCTGGCAAAACTTGAAGTTCGTGTAGAAAGACTCGCTGCAGAAATTGCAGAAAAGACATCAGATCACAGTCTTGCAGACGGAAAGGCACCAAACGGGTTGGCTGCTGCATATCTATACATAGCATCAACTCTTCTTGGACAGAGCATCCTTCAAAGAGATGTCTCAAGTGTTGCAGGAATAACTGAGGTCACAATACGAAACAGATGCAAGGAGATTCTCACGGCATACAAGATGAAAGTGACATTACGACAATCAGTAGTTAAGAACTAA
- a CDS encoding phosphate signaling complex PhoU family protein, translated as MSETLNEKEVRKLQLVGGSTYVLSLPKKWVDELKLKTGDPVSIIKNVNKSLSILPTQNYSSPKISKSKTVISQKDSVESIQRKAIAMYLAGYQIIEIRAKGGRIQIEHKQAIRDLVRKNMIGTEIVESTSESITIQILTSLPELSISDALKRMFLLTSTMHRQAIDALKEMDVELGEEITHLDDEVDRFSLYILRNLTLAVEHEKILRDIGLKKPSDCISYRIVVKSIERIADHAVSIASRIKFLKSTLEPALIQKITRLSEESLKVFEDSILALNKRDYTLADNVASNARRISEKEREFTDSLEESKKYSSVIKFVLEDIRRTAEYSSDIAEAVINETVQDVISENNSL; from the coding sequence TTGTCAGAAACACTAAATGAAAAAGAGGTCAGAAAACTACAACTCGTGGGTGGATCTACATATGTTTTATCTCTTCCAAAAAAATGGGTTGATGAGCTCAAACTAAAAACAGGAGATCCAGTTTCAATAATTAAAAATGTGAATAAATCGCTCTCAATATTACCAACACAAAACTATTCATCTCCAAAGATCTCAAAATCAAAGACGGTCATAAGCCAGAAAGATTCTGTCGAATCAATTCAGAGAAAAGCTATTGCAATGTATTTGGCAGGTTATCAGATTATCGAGATACGTGCAAAGGGAGGCAGAATTCAGATAGAACACAAGCAAGCAATAAGAGACCTTGTAAGAAAAAATATGATCGGAACAGAGATAGTAGAGTCTACCTCAGAATCCATTACAATCCAGATTTTAACCAGCCTTCCAGAACTTTCAATAAGTGATGCACTCAAGAGAATGTTTTTACTCACATCAACGATGCATAGACAGGCAATTGATGCATTAAAAGAAATGGATGTGGAATTAGGTGAAGAGATCACTCATCTAGATGATGAAGTAGATAGATTCAGTTTATACATACTACGGAACTTGACACTTGCGGTTGAACATGAAAAGATCCTCCGGGACATAGGACTTAAAAAACCATCAGATTGTATTAGTTATAGAATAGTAGTCAAGTCGATTGAGAGAATCGCAGATCATGCAGTATCAATTGCTAGCAGAATAAAATTCCTAAAATCAACTTTGGAACCAGCATTGATACAAAAAATAACACGCCTAAGCGAAGAATCACTCAAGGTCTTTGAAGATTCCATTTTAGCTCTAAATAAAAGGGATTATACTCTTGCAGACAATGTTGCATCAAATGCACGCAGAATATCTGAGAAAGAAAGAGAATTCACAGATAGTCTAGAGGAATCAAAGAAATATTCTAGTGTTATCAAGTTTGTTCTCGAAGACATTCGCAGAACTGCAGAATATTCAAGTGATATTGCGGAAGCAGTCATTAATGAAACAGTGCAGGATGTAATTTCAGAAAATAATTCACTCTAA
- the pstS gene encoding phosphate ABC transporter substrate-binding protein PstS translates to MLILIVPTTSLHASAQTSQSYTITGAGSTFVFPLMDTWRVEYNKLHPNISLNYQSIGSGAGIKLLEQKSVDFAASDAPLSASEAAQAPGALTIPDSIGGITVAYNLPGIDKGLKLTGPVIAQIFMGTITSWNDPALVSLNPGVNLPSQKIIIAHRSDGSGTTYAFTDYLSKVSPDWKSKVGEGKTVPWPIGTGGSGNAGVAAIVKSTQYAIGYVELAYVFQNKMAYAFVQNADGTSFVEPTIDTVAADAAAAGSNLPAADGDWSQVSIVNQPGSNSYPISTLTYVMVYKDLSVVSGETQDKSNEVVKFLNYIIHDGQQYASGLLYVPLPDTIKKIDEDGLAKITFNGGAVPEFGPISILVLAIAIMSIIAVSYKTGFRFNPKI, encoded by the coding sequence ATGTTAATCCTGATAGTGCCCACAACGTCGTTGCATGCAAGTGCACAGACTAGTCAATCTTATACAATCACAGGGGCAGGATCAACCTTCGTGTTTCCATTAATGGATACTTGGAGAGTTGAATACAATAAGTTACATCCGAACATCAGCCTGAACTATCAGTCGATTGGAAGTGGAGCTGGAATAAAACTCTTGGAACAAAAAAGTGTAGACTTCGCAGCATCAGATGCTCCATTATCCGCTTCTGAAGCAGCACAAGCACCTGGAGCCTTGACTATTCCAGATTCAATAGGCGGAATAACAGTTGCCTATAATCTTCCTGGAATTGATAAGGGGCTAAAACTAACAGGACCTGTTATTGCACAGATCTTTATGGGGACTATTACCTCATGGAATGATCCTGCACTAGTCAGTCTTAATCCTGGAGTAAACCTACCTAGCCAAAAGATAATCATAGCTCACAGATCCGATGGTTCTGGGACGACATATGCCTTTACCGACTATCTTTCTAAAGTCAGTCCAGACTGGAAGAGCAAAGTGGGTGAAGGTAAAACAGTTCCATGGCCAATTGGTACTGGAGGCTCAGGTAATGCAGGTGTTGCAGCCATAGTAAAGTCTACACAGTATGCTATTGGATATGTAGAATTGGCGTATGTATTTCAAAATAAAATGGCATACGCATTTGTCCAAAATGCAGATGGTACTTCCTTTGTAGAACCAACTATTGACACTGTCGCAGCAGATGCAGCTGCAGCAGGAAGCAACTTACCGGCAGCAGATGGTGACTGGAGTCAGGTATCTATAGTAAATCAACCAGGGAGTAACTCATACCCTATATCCACGCTGACCTATGTGATGGTATACAAGGACTTGAGTGTAGTAAGTGGAGAGACACAGGATAAATCTAATGAGGTAGTAAAATTCCTCAATTATATAATCCATGATGGACAACAATATGCTTCCGGCCTGTTGTATGTTCCTCTGCCTGATACAATCAAAAAGATTGACGAAGATGGACTTGCTAAAATAACATTCAACGGTGGCGCAGTTCCAGAATTTGGACCTATCTCAATTCTAGTTCTTGCAATTGCAATTATGTCAATAATTGCAGTTTCATATAAAACTGGATTCAGATTTAATCCAAAAATCTAA
- a CDS encoding sensor histidine kinase, producing MKHVIIIISVSTLALVLFIVFYAHEQVRQETRIIDTERIVLLKQIASMTELRFSDATKLLQTLSKVASVINHTDVALIDKTLHGVPENNALNERNLFAKTLQTYDDFESITHVLPNGNTYLEEPYSYQKNNTISNYGNTTWFIIMSSTLDTYVNPITTSDTTGKKITLIGVPIFSQNGTFSGFLAGTLDLGAIQKKLYNTQAYSNEKFLIIDSERNIVASSDNDTTSRLNLRSISASLSGGSGTSIDDVDGTKMYVSYYPLYIAGSSPWAIVLIQPYDDAFHEVNSSILESEILIAAILSVSSISSFFIIRSFRTQHDLAIKLKESNAILEKSQEDLHANHLTIQNHLEEISKIKNALDQSAIVAITDRDGTITQVNENFCRISKYSHKELVGENPRILKSGYHIAKFYLEQWDTISNGKIWQGEFKNRAKDDSFYWVKTIIIPHIKDGEITEYVSIGIDITKEKELMEKLGNSQKLATIGELSARVAHDIRNPLSIIKNNFELIQYKDPKFAKKNHDALERIKRAILRITHQVDNVLDYVRPLTLTLKQENLRTIMKSALDKVEIPDKIKVRYFRNDVFLTCDYLKIEVVLINIITNAIQAMGLKGTLDITCDMNDDNLVLTIRDTGPGIPENILPRIFDPLFTTKQIGTGLGLSSCKSIIEHHGGIINVKSEMGSGTNFIIILPLDQKK from the coding sequence TTGAAACATGTTATAATTATAATTTCAGTGTCTACTTTGGCTCTAGTTTTATTCATAGTATTTTATGCACACGAACAAGTACGACAAGAAACACGCATTATTGACACTGAGAGAATTGTATTGCTCAAACAAATTGCATCTATGACAGAGTTGAGATTTTCTGATGCGACTAAACTTTTACAAACGTTAAGCAAAGTTGCTTCAGTAATTAATCATACAGATGTCGCGCTTATTGATAAAACACTGCATGGAGTACCAGAAAACAATGCGCTCAATGAGAGAAACTTGTTTGCAAAAACTCTTCAAACATATGACGATTTTGAGAGCATAACCCACGTTTTACCAAATGGGAATACATACTTGGAAGAGCCTTACTCATATCAAAAAAATAACACAATTTCCAATTACGGGAACACAACCTGGTTCATAATAATGTCATCCACTCTTGATACCTACGTAAATCCAATTACTACCTCTGACACAACTGGAAAAAAAATCACGCTCATAGGAGTTCCAATTTTTTCTCAAAATGGTACTTTTTCAGGCTTTTTGGCTGGTACACTTGATCTTGGTGCAATACAAAAGAAACTTTACAATACGCAAGCATATTCTAATGAAAAATTTTTGATAATAGACAGTGAGAGAAATATAGTAGCATCATCTGATAACGACACTACATCTCGTCTTAATTTAAGATCAATTTCTGCTTCGCTGTCTGGTGGTTCTGGTACATCCATTGATGATGTGGATGGGACCAAAATGTATGTATCATATTATCCGCTGTATATCGCGGGCTCAAGTCCATGGGCAATTGTCTTGATTCAACCTTATGATGATGCATTTCACGAGGTCAATTCTAGTATATTGGAATCTGAAATACTGATTGCTGCAATATTGTCAGTCTCATCAATCTCGTCCTTTTTTATCATTAGATCGTTTAGAACACAACACGATCTGGCAATCAAACTAAAAGAATCAAATGCAATACTTGAAAAGTCGCAGGAAGATCTACATGCAAACCACCTAACAATACAAAATCATCTTGAAGAAATATCCAAGATCAAAAACGCATTAGATCAGTCTGCAATAGTTGCAATAACTGATAGGGATGGTACAATCACACAAGTAAATGAAAATTTTTGTAGAATTTCAAAATATTCACACAAAGAACTTGTAGGTGAAAATCCCAGAATTTTAAAATCTGGATATCATATAGCGAAATTCTATCTAGAACAGTGGGATACAATATCTAATGGAAAAATATGGCAAGGTGAATTCAAAAACCGGGCAAAAGATGATTCATTTTATTGGGTAAAAACTATAATCATTCCGCATATCAAAGATGGGGAAATCACAGAATATGTCTCAATTGGAATAGATATCACAAAAGAGAAAGAACTGATGGAAAAATTGGGAAATTCCCAAAAATTGGCAACAATTGGTGAATTGTCTGCACGAGTTGCACATGACATTCGTAACCCTCTTTCTATAATTAAAAATAATTTTGAGCTTATACAATACAAGGATCCTAAATTTGCGAAAAAGAACCATGATGCACTTGAAAGGATAAAAAGAGCTATATTGCGAATCACCCATCAGGTAGATAATGTACTAGATTATGTTAGACCGCTTACATTGACGCTAAAACAAGAAAACCTCCGTACTATAATGAAATCAGCACTTGATAAAGTAGAAATTCCTGACAAGATCAAAGTTCGATATTTCAGAAATGATGTCTTTCTTACATGTGATTATCTAAAGATTGAAGTCGTATTGATAAATATCATAACTAACGCCATTCAGGCAATGGGACTGAAAGGTACACTGGACATAACGTGTGATATGAATGATGACAATCTTGTATTGACGATTAGGGATACTGGACCGGGAATTCCAGAAAACATTCTGCCTAGGATCTTTGATCCGTTGTTTACTACAAAACAAATTGGTACTGGTCTTGGACTTTCAAGCTGCAAGTCTATAATTGAACATCATGGTGGAATAATCAACGTTAAATCAGAAATGGGTTCTGGTACTAATTTTATCATAATTCTTCCACTTGATCAGAAAAAATAG
- a CDS encoding phosphate signaling complex PhoU family protein translates to MTRLIDPHLANLSEMMKQMCDLSIRCTNLAIDAYLGGQNARKEVHDFSNQMMDLYDKVGELTFEIILRYQPVASDFRLVRSSLEISYGFTRLGRYAYDITLVRDTFGDLSDCKNEAVYTLSGEIKQMVRLAVECFATLDLEKAKELRTDEDLVDKYYNKHLPMLITLNNVKCALADALVLRYMERMADHAAFVGDSVGYIVTGARTYR, encoded by the coding sequence ATGACACGCCTCATAGATCCTCATCTGGCAAATTTGTCAGAAATGATGAAGCAAATGTGTGATCTGTCAATTCGATGTACAAATCTTGCAATTGATGCGTATTTGGGTGGACAAAATGCAAGAAAAGAAGTACATGATTTCTCAAACCAAATGATGGATCTATATGATAAAGTCGGTGAACTTACATTTGAGATAATTCTACGATATCAGCCAGTGGCAAGTGATTTTAGACTCGTACGTTCTTCACTTGAAATTTCGTATGGATTTACCAGACTTGGAAGATATGCATATGATATAACATTGGTTAGAGATACTTTTGGTGATCTTTCTGATTGTAAAAATGAAGCGGTTTATACTCTTTCAGGTGAGATAAAACAGATGGTTAGACTTGCAGTCGAGTGTTTTGCAACTCTTGATTTGGAAAAAGCCAAGGAATTGCGAACTGATGAAGACCTTGTAGACAAATATTATAACAAACATTTGCCAATGTTGATAACATTAAACAATGTAAAATGTGCTCTTGCAGATGCACTAGTTCTCAGATATATGGAACGAATGGCCGATCATGCTGCATTTGTAGGAGATTCTGTAGGCTATATTGTTACAGGCGCAAGAACATACCGTTAA
- the pstC gene encoding phosphate ABC transporter permease subunit PstC, whose protein sequence is MKKGSSITDKIFKYVAVGAATYVLVIIVLIVINLSTGSTQVWQKEGISFLTGSDWNSVDGRESYGAAPYILGTLVNAGIAMAISIPLSFGIAMFLSELAPKLLRTPLAMIIELLAAIPSVVYGLWGLLVFRSYIQNWIEIPLHNLFGDQSIIFAGTPFGLDILTASIVLAIMIVPTIASISKEIMLAVPNSQREAAYMLGATKWEVFRIAVLPYSKSGLIGAIILGLGRAVGETMAVTMLIGNATGAAAFPSSLFGPGQTLSSIMANEFAEASQGGLHLAALIGIGLILFLLAFAINIIAHLLVAKVIKSHEGAVLA, encoded by the coding sequence ATGAAAAAAGGATCATCTATCACTGATAAAATTTTCAAATATGTCGCTGTTGGTGCTGCTACTTATGTTCTGGTAATTATAGTCTTGATTGTAATTAATCTCTCTACAGGTTCTACCCAAGTTTGGCAGAAGGAAGGCATCTCATTTCTTACAGGTTCTGATTGGAATTCAGTTGACGGTAGAGAATCTTATGGTGCTGCGCCATACATACTGGGTACTCTTGTTAATGCTGGAATTGCTATGGCAATCTCAATACCTCTAAGCTTTGGAATTGCCATGTTTCTTTCTGAACTTGCACCTAAATTACTTCGAACTCCTCTTGCTATGATAATAGAACTTCTTGCAGCTATACCAAGCGTCGTGTATGGATTGTGGGGACTCCTTGTTTTTAGATCTTATATTCAAAATTGGATAGAAATACCACTTCACAATTTATTTGGTGATCAAAGCATAATATTTGCCGGAACTCCATTTGGGTTGGATATTCTTACTGCAAGTATAGTTCTAGCCATCATGATTGTTCCTACAATTGCTTCTATCTCAAAAGAGATCATGTTGGCAGTACCAAACAGTCAACGTGAGGCTGCATACATGCTTGGAGCAACAAAATGGGAAGTTTTCAGAATTGCGGTTTTACCATATTCAAAATCTGGATTGATTGGAGCTATAATCTTGGGTCTTGGAAGAGCTGTAGGGGAAACGATGGCAGTTACAATGTTGATAGGAAACGCAACAGGTGCGGCAGCCTTCCCGTCATCTCTATTTGGGCCTGGACAGACATTGTCAAGTATAATGGCAAATGAATTTGCAGAAGCTTCTCAAGGAGGCCTTCATTTGGCAGCTCTTATTGGTATTGGACTAATTCTATTTCTTTTGGCTTTTGCTATAAATATAATTGCACATCTTCTTGTTGCAAAGGTGATCAAATCACACGAAGGAGCAGTACTAGCATGA
- the pstB gene encoding phosphate ABC transporter ATP-binding protein PstB translates to MMETMTKAPLKDISTEDVKYKLVAENISASYDGIVAVKNVSMKFRDKAVTALIGPSGCGKTTFLRCLNRMHELTKNATLTGRVLLDGEDLYSNKVDPIINRRKIGMVFQKPNPFPTMSIYDNVACGLKLNGVKDKKIIDEVVEGCLKMASLWNEVKGDLKKPGMSLSGGQQQRLCIARALAIQPEVLLMDEPASALDPIATQKIEEMIQELKKEYTIIIVTHNMQQATRVSDYTGFMYLGDLVEFGETKQIFENPRNEITAKYVQGQFG, encoded by the coding sequence ATGATGGAAACAATGACAAAAGCTCCATTGAAAGATATCTCTACCGAGGATGTAAAATACAAACTCGTAGCAGAAAATATCTCTGCAAGCTATGATGGCATTGTTGCAGTCAAAAATGTTTCAATGAAGTTTCGTGACAAGGCTGTTACTGCACTCATAGGGCCTTCTGGATGTGGCAAGACCACGTTTCTTCGATGTCTAAACAGAATGCACGAGCTTACAAAGAATGCGACATTGACAGGAAGAGTTTTGCTTGATGGGGAAGATCTCTATTCTAATAAAGTGGATCCAATAATCAATAGACGAAAAATAGGAATGGTGTTTCAAAAACCAAATCCATTTCCTACAATGTCTATTTATGATAATGTGGCATGTGGTCTCAAACTCAACGGAGTAAAAGATAAAAAAATAATCGATGAGGTGGTAGAGGGATGTCTTAAGATGGCTTCACTGTGGAATGAAGTAAAAGGGGATTTGAAAAAGCCTGGCATGAGTCTTTCAGGAGGCCAACAACAACGTCTGTGTATTGCAAGAGCACTAGCTATACAGCCAGAGGTTCTCCTGATGGATGAACCAGCTTCTGCACTTGATCCAATTGCAACCCAAAAAATCGAAGAAATGATACAAGAGTTGAAAAAGGAATACACTATAATTATTGTAACACATAACATGCAACAGGCAACTAGGGTATCGGATTATACTGGATTTATGTATCTTGGAGACTTGGTAGAATTCGGCGAAACAAAACAAATTTTCGAAAATCCTAGAAATGAAATAACTGCAAAGTATGTTCAAGGTCAGTTTGGCTAG
- the pstS gene encoding phosphate ABC transporter substrate-binding protein PstS, which yields MLVLIMPTTVLSARAESAPPAPGDSDKYNYNAGGSTFAFPIIDKWRVEYNKLYPGITLNYQPIGSGAGIKLFTTKKIDFAGTDAPLQSKEIAKAPKGTLTIPESIGAIVIAYNLPGVQKNGLLLTGDVIAKIYLGQISTWNDPQIVKLQTDPTIAKALQADRNKIILVHRSDGSGTTFAFTSYLSQVSSDWSGRIGHSTSVPWPSGMGGPGNAGVAAIVKKVPESMGYIELAYAKTNKLASNIPMTYAYVQNHDKTAFLDATVDTTAAAASGAAPLLPSADGVWSTVSINNAPGPNAYPIATFTYLLVNPNLEQLKGMDKEKAQDLVHMLYWFVTDGQKYSTKLLYVPLPSTVQEIDKKGISEIKFNGQQLWSYP from the coding sequence ATGCTAGTTCTAATAATGCCGACAACTGTTCTTAGTGCACGTGCAGAATCTGCACCTCCAGCACCTGGCGACAGTGATAAGTACAACTATAATGCCGGAGGATCAACTTTTGCATTTCCGATAATCGACAAGTGGAGAGTTGAATATAACAAACTATATCCCGGAATAACGTTGAATTATCAACCAATAGGTAGTGGAGCAGGCATTAAGCTGTTTACAACAAAGAAAATAGACTTTGCAGGAACAGATGCGCCATTGCAATCAAAAGAAATTGCAAAGGCTCCTAAAGGAACATTAACTATTCCAGAATCGATCGGTGCAATAGTTATTGCATACAATCTTCCAGGAGTTCAAAAAAATGGACTCTTGTTAACTGGAGATGTCATAGCAAAGATCTACCTGGGTCAGATTTCTACATGGAATGATCCGCAAATTGTGAAACTCCAAACTGATCCAACCATTGCAAAAGCATTGCAGGCTGACAGAAATAAGATTATTCTTGTACACAGATCTGATGGTTCTGGCACAACATTTGCCTTTACCAGCTATCTCTCACAAGTAAGTTCTGATTGGAGTGGTAGAATAGGACATTCGACATCTGTTCCATGGCCATCTGGAATGGGAGGCCCTGGTAATGCTGGGGTAGCAGCAATAGTAAAGAAAGTTCCTGAATCCATGGGATATATTGAATTGGCATATGCCAAGACTAACAAACTGGCATCTAACATTCCAATGACATATGCTTATGTTCAGAACCATGACAAGACTGCATTTCTTGATGCTACTGTGGATACCACGGCAGCTGCTGCATCTGGGGCAGCACCCTTGCTACCATCAGCTGATGGAGTATGGAGTACTGTATCAATCAATAATGCACCAGGACCAAATGCATATCCAATTGCAACATTCACCTATCTATTGGTGAATCCAAACCTTGAACAACTCAAGGGTATGGATAAGGAAAAGGCACAGGATCTTGTCCACATGCTTTACTGGTTTGTAACAGACGGACAGAAATACTCTACAAAACTATTGTATGTACCACTACCAAGTACCGTACAAGAGATAGACAAGAAGGGTATTTCTGAAATAAAATTCAACGGTCAACAGCTCTGGTCATATCCATAA
- a CDS encoding CHAD domain-containing protein has translation MKKPIKISKNIFLKKFKRTSDNFNQKLIQYIEDPNDENIHDIRVSVRRLETAYKILPKSTREQSKIKNNIKQDRKFFKMNAKIRDFDIICANMTSKYPDRTLSLVQSLKNSRIEHIENANRLALKISRLPSLEIPKSALKESKLEKKYLKVLDCIVLNIQKNTIIALRDEEKIDELHMLRKDFKKLRYSLEFSSDKKTTFDVLKNLKNIQDMLGEIHDSDIIINYLKSIEQNSRYSDIISAETMERNKKYNTFVTFFRKYPKADNFGLKF, from the coding sequence ATGAAGAAACCCATAAAGATTAGTAAGAATATATTTCTTAAAAAATTTAAAAGGACTTCAGACAACTTTAATCAAAAACTTATCCAATACATAGAAGACCCTAATGATGAGAACATACATGACATCAGAGTATCAGTTAGACGCCTAGAAACGGCATACAAAATTCTTCCAAAGAGTACAAGAGAACAGAGTAAGATTAAAAATAACATAAAGCAAGACAGGAAATTTTTCAAAATGAATGCAAAGATAAGAGATTTTGACATAATTTGTGCAAACATGACATCAAAATACCCAGACAGGACGCTGAGTCTAGTCCAGTCGTTAAAAAATTCTAGGATTGAACACATTGAAAATGCCAACAGACTAGCACTCAAGATATCACGCTTGCCCAGCCTTGAAATTCCCAAATCGGCTTTGAAAGAATCAAAATTGGAAAAAAAATATCTCAAGGTTTTAGACTGCATAGTATTGAACATACAGAAAAATACAATAATTGCACTAAGAGATGAGGAAAAAATTGATGAGCTCCACATGCTCAGAAAAGACTTTAAAAAATTGCGATATTCCCTTGAGTTTTCGTCAGACAAAAAAACAACTTTCGATGTGCTCAAAAATTTAAAAAATATCCAGGACATGCTTGGAGAGATTCATGATAGCGATATTATAATCAACTATCTCAAAAGTATTGAACAAAATTCAAGATATTCAGACATCATATCAGCAGAGACGATGGAACGAAACAAGAAGTATAACACATTTGTTACTTTTTTTAGAAAATACCCAAAAGCAGATAATTTTGGTTTAAAGTTCTAA
- the pstA gene encoding phosphate ABC transporter permease PstA, translating to MITVEQRSEFRKHFHYNVGRRLVLDKVIKCIVFLCVVIAVVPLVAILVNVFSNGAAALSWNFLTEIPGAVGSNDLGGIGPAIQGTLVLIGLSSLIGVPIGVMGGIFLSEYGNNRYGRTIRFFNDVLAEFPTIVIGVFTFILIVLTVGNFSVWAGSFALSIVMLPIVMRTTEESLKLVPVTYREAGYALGIRRWRIIFTIVLSGAKSGLVTGILLSVARIAGETAPLVFTILGSSQFIQGLDGPIDALPLRIWRLSSLPYDSSVTQGWGAAFVLIILVLSINIGVRYLFLRRKGQTILKFKRLGSMS from the coding sequence ATGATAACTGTAGAGCAAAGATCTGAATTTAGAAAACATTTTCACTATAACGTTGGCAGAAGGCTTGTCCTAGACAAAGTCATAAAGTGTATTGTGTTTCTATGTGTGGTAATTGCAGTTGTCCCACTTGTAGCTATATTGGTTAATGTCTTTAGTAATGGGGCTGCTGCTTTATCGTGGAATTTTCTCACTGAAATACCTGGAGCGGTTGGAAGTAACGATCTAGGTGGAATAGGTCCCGCTATCCAAGGAACATTAGTACTTATCGGACTATCTAGTCTCATAGGAGTTCCAATTGGTGTTATGGGTGGAATATTTCTCTCGGAATATGGCAACAACAGATATGGAAGGACTATAAGATTTTTCAATGACGTTCTTGCAGAATTCCCAACGATTGTAATTGGAGTGTTTACATTTATCTTGATTGTTTTAACCGTTGGAAACTTTTCTGTCTGGGCAGGATCTTTTGCACTCTCAATTGTTATGCTGCCTATTGTAATGAGAACAACTGAAGAATCACTCAAGTTGGTGCCTGTCACATATAGGGAAGCAGGCTATGCCCTTGGAATTAGAAGATGGAGAATAATTTTCACAATAGTACTCAGTGGCGCAAAAAGCGGTCTTGTGACTGGGATTTTGTTATCAGTTGCAAGAATTGCTGGAGAAACAGCACCTCTTGTATTTACAATTCTTGGAAGTAGTCAGTTCATACAAGGTTTGGATGGGCCAATTGATGCACTCCCACTTAGGATCTGGAGACTTTCATCTCTTCCATATGATAGCTCAGTAACTCAAGGGTGGGGAGCAGCATTTGTTTTGATAATTCTAGTTCTTTCCATAAATATCGGAGTAAGATACTTGTTCTTACGAAGAAAAGGACAAACCATATTAAAGTTCAAAAGGCTAGGAAGTATGTCATGA